The Raphanus sativus cultivar WK10039 chromosome 2, ASM80110v3, whole genome shotgun sequence genome includes a region encoding these proteins:
- the LOC108841892 gene encoding protein SUPPRESSOR OF NPR1-1 CONSTITUTIVE 4 produces MRASIILLCGVVLIQLFAAQINAERSKSPWQTLSGDAPLVIARGGFSGLFPDSILDAYKLAMQTSVPGAVLWCDVQLTKDDFGICYPDLRLNNDSTIESVYPKRRKSYMVNGIPTEGWFTIDFSLRDLKNVSLIQGILSQSEKFDGNGFSILTVQDVTAQIKPESFWLNVQHDAFYAQQNMSMSSFLISASRTVSIDYISSPELNFFRKITGHFGGNGPSFVFKFLGKEDFEPTTKRTYGSILSNLTYVKTFASGIIVPKSYIWPLDDKQYLLPPTSLVHDAHKAGLQVYVSGFANDANIAYNYSFDPVSEYLSFVDNGDFSVDGVLSDFPITASASVDCFSHIGRNATKQVDFLVISKHGASGDYPGCTNLAYDKAIKDGADVIDCSVQMSREGKPFCSNSIDLEKSTMAAQTPLRNRSTIIPEISSDVGLYTFSLTWPEIHNLTPAISNPYRNPNERDSGRIMSLFEFLNLAKNSTTLSGILISVENAVYLREKKGLDLVKAVLDTLTEAGYSNGTTTKKVMIQSTNSSILVDIKKQSKYETVYKVEKTIDDISDSAIDDIKKFANAVVIIKPSVFPLSDDSFVSGKTNVLERLQKSKLMVYVELLQNEFVSDATVEINSYITGAGINGTITEFPITASRYKRNRCLGTKETLPYMAPVIPRRLLQIVNSLPPAPSPAPAPSSVFTDDYFAGPPLLPNSVVTNDDRYKLCSQPFSCGDQRDLLYPFWIPGREDCGYPGSMLNCSGEFAELTVSSVKFRILMANYDYNIITLARLDYTDNLCPSNPRNEQFNQSALHFTDHTKLLAILYGCPDLSSNISSSPVYNYLTDFQCEDIDREGLRNYCFVTNSSFALLYMRDGTKDLGKNCKKKVSIPVSDSTLRTLRSDNPNKSLEQGFDLEIKQDCAMCLKSNGACGYNHTRNEFACFCGDGTHGHNCDGSLVNAIHKGSWVKIIPKVAGSIAGVVLLVILLLFFRHYLRMKELRLRQQNLKSLIPLKHYTYAQVKRITKSFAEVVGRGGFGIVYRGTLSDGRMVAVKVLKDSKGNGEDFINEVASMSQTSHLNIVTLLGFCSEGSKRAIIYEFLGNGSLDKFISEKSSVKLDWTTLYQIALGVARGLEYLHHGCKTRIVHFDIKPQNVLLDENFSPKVSDFGLAKLCEKKESALSLLDTRGTVGYIAPEMISRVYGNVSRKSDVYSYGMLVLEMIGARNKESAHQDSASNTSSIYFPEWIYRDLELGKPRRLIEDGINNEEEEVAKKMALVGLWCIQPSPSDRPPMNRVVEMMEGRLEALEVPPRPVLQQIPTAPLQESLTLSDSLVEADH; encoded by the exons TCGATAATTTTACTCTGTGGTGTTGTTCTGATTCAGCTGTTTGCTGCTCAAATCAATGCTGAAAGATCTAAAAGTCCATGGCAGACACTCAGTG GTGATGCTCCTCTTGTAATTGCACGTGGTGGGTTTTCTGGATTATTTCCAGATTCGATTCTTGATGCTTACAAGCTCGCAATGCAGACAAGTGTACCCGGTGCTGTACTATGGTGTGATGTTCAGCTAACCAAAGATGACTTTGGCATTTGCTACCCTGATTTAAGACTGAACAATGACTCAACTATTGAAAGTGTCTACCCCAAACGCCGAAAATCTTATATGGTTAACGGAATCCCTACTGAGGGTTGGTTCACCATTGATTTCTCCTTGAGAGATCTGAAGAATGTTTCTT TGATACAAGGAATATTGTCACAGTCAGAAAAATTTGATGGAAATGGATTCTCGATTTTAACAGTTCAAGATGTAACCGCGCAGATAAAACCAGAAAGTTTTTGGTTAAATGTTCAGCACGATGCGTTCTATGCTCAACAGAATATGAGCATGAGCAGCTTTCTGATATCAGCTTCAAGAACTGTTTCCATTGACTACATCTCTTCTCCTGAACTGAATTTCTTTCGGAAAATTACAGGCCATTTCGGGGGTAATGGACCAAGTTTTGTGTTCAAATTTCTTGGAAAAGAAGATTTTGAGCCGACAACAAAGCGAACTTATGGTTCTATCTTGAGTAACCTAACTTATGTCAAGACGTTTGCTTCAGGAATTATTGTTCCTAAATCGTACATATGGCCACTGGATGACAAGCAGTACTTGCTTCCTCCTACATCCTTAGTCCACGATGCTCATAAAGCAGGATTACAAGTATATGTGTCAGGTTTTGCAAATGATGCTAATATTGCATATAACTACAGTTTTGATCCAGTGTCTGAGTATCTATCTTTTGTGGACAATGGTGATTTCTCTGTTGATGGTGTGCTCTCTGATTTTCCCATAACTGCATCTGCATCCGTTG ACTGCTTCTCCCACATTGGCAGAAACGCTACAAAACAAG TGGATTTTCTTGTTATATCAAAACATGGAGCGAGTGGGGACTATCCTGGATGTACAAATCTGGCATATGATAAGGCAATCAAAGATGGTGCTGATGTTATCGATTGCTCGGTCCAAATGTCCAGGGAAGGAAAACCCTTTTGCTCAAATTCGATAGATCTCGAGAAAAGCACAATGGCCGCCCAAACTCCTCTTAGAAACCGTTCGACGATTATTCCTGAGATTAGCTCAGATGTTGGATTATACACTTTTAGTCTCACATGGCCTGAGATCCACAACTTAACTC CTGCGATTTCAAATCCTTACAGGAATCCAAATGAGAGAGATTCTGGGAGGATTATGTCACTCTTTGAATTCCTGAACTTGGCAAAGAACTCCACTACTCTCTCTGGTATTTTGATCAGTGTAGAG AATGCAGTGTACCTTAGAGAGAAGAAAGGTCTCGACCTTGTTAAAGCGGTTCTTGATACACTCACGGAAGCTGGTTACAGCAACGGAACGACCACGAAAAAAGTCATGATACAGTCGACGAACAGCTCCATTTTAGTTGACATCAAGAAGCAGAGCAAGTATGAGACTGTCTACAAAGTTGAAAAAACAATTGATGATATTAGTGACTCTGCTATCGATGACATAAAGAAATTCGCTAACGCTGTTGTCATCATAAAACCATCAGTCTTTCCCTTATCTGATGATTCATTTGTCAGTGGGAAAACCAATGTACTGGAGAGGCTGCAGAAGTCTAAGCTCATGGTCTATGTGGAACTGCTTCAGAATGAGTTTGTATCTGATGCAACTGTTGAGATAAACTCATATATCACTGGAGCCGGTATAAATGGAACCATCACAGAGTTCCCTATAACAGCTTCAAGATACAAAA GAAATAGATGTCTCGGAACAAAAGAAACTCTACCGTACATGGCCCCTGTTATACCGCGCCGTCTCTTACAaattgtgaattctttacctcCAGCCCCATCCCCAGCCCCAGCTCCAAGCTCAGTTTTCACAGATGATTATTTCGCCGGGCCACCACTACTTCCAAACTCCGTTGTCACAAATGATGATCGTTACAAACTATGCAGCCAACCGTTTAGCTGTGGCGATCAGAGGGATCTGTTGTACCCTTTCTGGATACCTGGCAGAGAAGACTGCGGCTATCCCGGCTCCATGCTCAATTGCAGCGGTGAATTCGCAGAGTTGACTGTCTCCTCTGTGAAGTTCAGAATCTTAATGGCAAACTATGACTACAATATCATAACTCTTGCCAGATTGGACTATACCGACAATCTTTGTCCATCAAACCCACGAAATGAACAATTCAACCAAAGCGCCCTTCATTTCACTGATCACACCAAGCTGCTAGCAATTTTATATGGCTGCCCAGACTTGTCATCAAATATTTCTAGTAGCCCAGTTTACAATTACCTTACAGATTTTCAATGTGAGGATATTGATAGGGAAGGGCTAAGAAACTACTGCTTTGTGACAAACAGCTCGTTTGCTTTACTCTACATGAGGGATGGCACTAAAGACTTAGGGAAAAATTGCAAAAAGAAAGTCAGTATACCTGTTTCTGACTCGACGTTACGCACTCTGCGTTCTGATAATCCAAACAAGTCTCTTGAACAGGGTTTCGATCTTGAAATTAAACAAGACTGCGCAATGTGCTTAAAATCCAACGGTGCTTGTGGATATAATCACACTAGGAATGAATTCGCCTGCTTTTGTGGCGATGGGACTCATGGACATAACTGTGACG GGTCTTTGGTCAACGCAATCCACAAAG GATCTTGGGTCAAAATAATTCCCAAAG TTGCGGGTTCGATAGCAGGCGTTGTTCTATTGGTGatcttattattattctttCGTCATTATCTCCGGATGAAAGAGTTACGTCTGAGACAACAGAATCTGAAGTCACTCATTCCACTCAAGCACTACACTTATGCACAGGTGAAAAGAATTACAAAGTCATTTGCGGAAGTGGTCGGGAGAGGTGGATTTGGAATTGTTTATAGAGGAACTCTTTCTGATGGCCGTATGGTTGCGGTGAAAGTCTTGAAAGATTCAAAGGGTAATGGTGAAGATTTCATTAATGAAGTTGCAAGCATGAGCCAAACTTCTCATCTCAACATTGTAACCTTGCTTGGTTTCTGCTCTGAAGGTTCCAAAAGAGcaattatatatgaatttttggGAAATGGGTCTCTTGATAAATTCATCTCAGAAAAGTCCTCGGTGAAATTGGATTGGACGACATTGTATCAAATTGCGCTAGGAGTTGCTCGTGGTCTAGAGTACCTGCATCACGGCTGCAAAACAAGGATTGTACATTTCGACATCAAACCACAAAATGTACTCTTAGATGAAAACTTTAGCCCCAAAGTTTCTGACTTTGGCCTTGCAAAGCTCTGCGAGAAGAAGGAGAGTGCACTGTcattgctggacacaagaggcaCAGTGGGGTACATTGCACCAGAAATGATTTCAAGAGTTTATGGGAACGTGTCTCGCAAGTCAGATGTTTATAGCTATGGAATGTTAGTTCTTGAGATGATTGGTGCAAGGAACAAAGAAAGCGCTCATCAAGACTCAGCTTCTAACACAAGTTCAATATACTTTCCTGAATGGATATATAGGGATCTTGAATTAGGAAAGCCGAGAAGGCTTATCGAGGATGGAATCAACAATGAGGAAGAGGAGGTAGCAAAGAAGATGGCATTGGTTGGTTTGTGGTGTATTCAGCCTTCCCCATCAGATCGCCCGCCAATGAACAGAGTCGTAGAGATGATGGAAGGAAGACTTGAAGCTCTTGAAGTGCCTCCAAGGCCTGTCTTACAGCAAATTCCTACGGCACCTCTTCAGGAATCTTTAACGCTTTCAGATAGTTTGGTTGAAGCAGATCATTGA